In one Haemophilus parainfluenzae genomic region, the following are encoded:
- the rpoE gene encoding RNA polymerase sigma factor RpoE: MAEQLTDQALVERVQQGDKKAFNLLVSRYQNKVAGLLTRYISHNDIPDVVQESFIKAYRSIESFRGDSAFYTWLYRIAVNTAKNYLTAQGRRPPSEDILAEDAESYDVGTHLRDVDTPENEMLSSELEKVVFDTIHSLPEDLRTAITLRELEGLSYEEIAEIMDCPVGTVRSRIFRAREVIENKIQPLMQR, from the coding sequence ATGGCTGAACAGCTAACAGATCAGGCTTTGGTAGAAAGAGTGCAGCAAGGCGATAAAAAAGCCTTTAATTTATTGGTTTCTCGTTATCAAAATAAAGTAGCCGGACTTTTAACCCGCTACATTTCTCATAACGACATTCCCGATGTTGTACAAGAATCCTTTATTAAGGCCTATCGTTCCATTGAATCCTTTCGGGGTGATAGTGCATTCTACACTTGGCTATATCGAATTGCCGTTAATACGGCAAAGAATTACTTAACGGCACAGGGGCGCCGTCCACCGAGCGAAGATATTTTGGCGGAAGATGCCGAAAGCTACGATGTGGGAACCCATCTACGTGATGTAGATACCCCTGAAAACGAAATGTTATCTAGCGAATTAGAAAAAGTGGTGTTTGATACCATTCACAGTTTGCCAGAAGATTTAAGAACCGCGATTACCTTGCGTGAGCTTGAAGGGTTAAGTTACGAAGAGATCGCAGAAATAATGGATTGCCCAGTAGGCACTGTACGTTCTCGCATTTTCCGTGCTCGGGAAGTGATTGAGAACAAAATACAACCGCTTATGCAACGTTAA
- a CDS encoding sigma-E factor negative regulatory protein: protein MQKELLSAYMDGEEVSAELTEQLCQDKDSQESWAAYHTVRAVMRKESPVLLGADFTAKMADLIELEEVKHVEITVSQPTPEEADSLPFVQKLKAFFAPMTQIAVAAGVCLVAVVGVQSFNAKSTSVTPENPVLQTLPFNSSVQEVSYNAPTKDVATSEQVEQKNRRIGTMLQNYELQRRMHADSLNVGSNQAK from the coding sequence ATGCAAAAAGAGTTACTTTCAGCCTATATGGATGGAGAAGAAGTCAGTGCCGAGTTGACGGAACAACTTTGTCAGGATAAAGATTCACAAGAATCTTGGGCGGCATATCACACCGTAAGAGCAGTTATGCGTAAAGAGTCACCAGTATTATTAGGTGCTGATTTTACCGCGAAAATGGCTGATTTAATTGAATTAGAAGAAGTAAAACACGTTGAGATTACTGTCTCTCAACCAACACCAGAAGAAGCTGACAGCTTACCATTCGTGCAAAAATTAAAAGCATTCTTTGCACCAATGACACAAATTGCGGTGGCTGCGGGGGTGTGTTTAGTGGCAGTAGTAGGTGTGCAATCATTTAATGCGAAAAGCACGTCGGTTACACCAGAAAACCCTGTTTTACAAACCTTACCATTTAACAGTTCAGTTCAAGAAGTAAGTTACAACGCTCCGACCAAAGATGTAGCCACTTCGGAACAGGTTGAACAAAAAAATCGCCGTATTGGTACGATGTTACAAAACTATGAATTACAGCGTCGTATGCATGCAGATAGCTTAAATGTGGGTAGCAACCAAGCGAAATAA
- the rseB gene encoding sigma-E factor regulatory protein RseB — MKKTFLKLTALLGLFLLPFMAFAEEPIQSLNKMSQAMRDLNYEIAFVQTTPTNMDSFRYRHIKQGQKVYAQLVTLDGEQQEIIQRGNLVSYFQPGSRAFTINSGEIVDALPAVIRTDFSKLSQNYDFIKLGKDRIAGRFVDTIRIVPKDDFRYQYLVFLDEENGLLLRGDMLDREGKLLDQFRVVTLYIDDRLRGLTDYLNKVSVPPLLNEGKQESSLSINWKTDWLPQGFDLIRQNQDVIDGEVIENALFSDGLFTFTLYINKADSTAAKENTWRQGAYTIYSEVIGDKEITFIGQLPIAAAKRIVQGVTFLK; from the coding sequence ATGAAAAAAACGTTTCTAAAATTAACCGCACTTTTAGGCTTATTCTTGTTGCCTTTCATGGCATTTGCAGAAGAGCCAATCCAGTCATTAAATAAAATGTCGCAAGCCATGCGAGATTTAAATTATGAGATTGCTTTTGTGCAAACGACACCAACGAATATGGACTCGTTCCGCTATCGCCATATTAAGCAAGGGCAAAAAGTGTATGCGCAGTTGGTGACATTAGATGGTGAACAGCAAGAAATCATCCAGCGCGGTAATTTAGTCAGCTATTTCCAGCCGGGTTCACGTGCTTTCACGATTAACAGTGGTGAGATTGTGGATGCGCTTCCGGCAGTGATTCGTACTGATTTTAGCAAGCTAAGTCAGAATTATGACTTTATTAAGCTTGGAAAAGACCGAATTGCAGGCCGATTCGTCGATACCATTCGAATTGTGCCAAAAGACGATTTTCGCTATCAATATCTCGTTTTCTTAGATGAAGAAAATGGTTTGTTATTGCGTGGCGATATGCTTGATCGAGAAGGCAAGTTACTTGATCAGTTCCGTGTGGTGACGTTATATATCGATGATCGTCTGCGTGGTTTAACGGATTACCTTAATAAGGTATCAGTGCCGCCACTTTTAAATGAAGGAAAGCAAGAATCATCGCTTTCAATCAATTGGAAAACTGATTGGTTACCACAAGGGTTTGATTTAATTCGCCAGAATCAAGATGTGATAGATGGTGAAGTGATTGAAAATGCGTTATTTAGTGATGGTCTTTTCACTTTTACACTTTATATCAATAAAGCTGATAGCACCGCTGCAAAAGAAAACACCTGGAGACAAGGGGCTTACACGATTTACAGTGAAGTCATAGGCGATAAAGAAATTACCTTTATCGGACAGCTTCCAATTGCTGCAGCGAAACGAATTGTACAAGGTGTAACATTCCTAAAATAA
- the mobB gene encoding molybdopterin-guanine dinucleotide biosynthesis protein MobB — MNNPLPLLGITGYSGSGKTTLLEKLLPQLIKKGLRVSVIKHSHHNAHVDKEGKDSWRMKEAGSAQVIMACDTRWALMTETPQEPVSLAYLSQQFDRHLTDLILVEGFKQEPIPKILLHRQEMTKPLPELDENVLALAIDYSLETDRTLLDINHIEQIAEFIYQWWKKTQ, encoded by the coding sequence ATGAATAATCCCCTTCCTCTTCTTGGCATTACAGGTTACAGCGGTAGTGGCAAAACCACATTGCTGGAAAAATTGCTTCCTCAATTAATTAAAAAAGGTCTACGTGTTTCAGTGATTAAACACAGCCATCACAACGCTCATGTGGACAAAGAAGGAAAAGACAGTTGGCGAATGAAAGAGGCGGGGTCTGCGCAAGTTATTATGGCTTGTGATACTCGCTGGGCATTGATGACAGAAACCCCTCAAGAACCAGTTTCATTAGCCTATTTAAGTCAACAATTTGATCGTCATTTAACGGATTTAATTTTGGTGGAAGGATTTAAACAAGAACCTATTCCAAAGATTTTGTTGCATCGACAAGAGATGACAAAACCGTTGCCGGAATTAGATGAAAACGTGTTGGCTTTAGCAATCGATTATTCGCTTGAAACTGACCGCACTTTATTAGATATTAATCACATTGAACAGATCGCTGAGTTTATTTATCAATGGTGGAAAAAGACACAGTAA
- a CDS encoding MDR family MFS transporter, protein MVEKDTVIERQHYKGLAWVASMALFMQSLDATILNTALPTIATDLQTPVFEMQMAIIAYSLAVALFIPLTAWAAAKFGTLTVFRSAVFTFVFGSVACAMATSLETLVLARILQGIGGAFMMPVARLAIIQTVPKNQLINAWNLMATAGLIGPILGPILGGWLVVHTSWHWIFLINIPIGMLGFWAAAKVMGNHKGNANKLDWTGFLLFAFGLVGLTLGLDLLGESRRDNMTTYSALSIGIALLVAYYFYAKGNERAILPLSLFNTRTFRLGIAANIFIRLSGSAVPFLLPLMFQLSFGCSAEESGWLLAPIALMSVVFKRFIGHILNILGYKTTLILSSLLMAGSTVSMSWLDTSSSTTWIICNLMWYGACMSMIFTSINTLTVGDLSQAQSGVGSTVLSIVQQVGIGFGIAVASIILTLYRQFIGNEDEALQHAFSYTFLTTSVFAIALVWILSYLRKTDGDHLRKKR, encoded by the coding sequence ATGGTGGAAAAAGACACAGTAATAGAACGTCAGCATTATAAAGGGCTGGCTTGGGTGGCTTCCATGGCTTTGTTTATGCAAAGCTTGGATGCGACTATTTTAAATACTGCCTTACCCACCATCGCAACAGATCTACAAACCCCCGTCTTTGAAATGCAAATGGCGATTATCGCCTATTCTCTTGCCGTTGCTTTATTTATTCCTTTAACCGCTTGGGCGGCAGCTAAATTTGGTACGCTTACTGTTTTCCGTTCAGCTGTTTTTACCTTTGTATTCGGTTCAGTCGCTTGTGCGATGGCAACGTCTCTCGAGACTCTTGTGCTTGCACGGATTCTCCAGGGTATTGGCGGGGCATTTATGATGCCTGTCGCTCGCCTTGCGATTATTCAAACGGTACCGAAAAATCAATTAATTAATGCCTGGAATTTAATGGCGACAGCAGGACTCATCGGCCCGATTCTTGGCCCGATTTTAGGTGGTTGGCTTGTGGTGCATACGTCATGGCATTGGATTTTCTTAATCAATATTCCGATTGGCATGTTAGGCTTTTGGGCGGCGGCTAAAGTGATGGGAAATCATAAGGGTAATGCGAATAAGTTAGACTGGACAGGCTTTTTACTCTTTGCATTTGGTTTAGTCGGTTTAACGCTAGGGCTTGATTTACTGGGCGAAAGTCGCCGTGACAATATGACTACATATAGTGCATTGTCGATTGGTATTGCATTATTAGTGGCCTATTATTTTTATGCAAAAGGTAATGAACGCGCCATTTTACCGTTATCTCTTTTCAATACGAGAACATTCCGATTAGGCATTGCAGCCAATATCTTTATTCGTCTTTCCGGTTCGGCTGTGCCATTCTTATTGCCATTAATGTTCCAACTTTCTTTTGGCTGTTCAGCTGAAGAGTCAGGCTGGTTGCTTGCACCCATTGCGCTAATGTCTGTCGTATTTAAACGTTTTATTGGTCATATCTTAAATATCTTAGGTTATAAAACCACGTTAATTTTATCGTCACTTTTAATGGCAGGTTCAACGGTTTCTATGTCATGGCTTGATACCTCATCATCAACGACATGGATTATATGTAATCTGATGTGGTACGGTGCCTGTATGTCGATGATTTTTACCTCAATTAATACGCTTACCGTTGGTGACCTATCACAGGCTCAAAGCGGTGTAGGCTCAACGGTGCTGAGTATTGTACAACAAGTGGGGATCGGATTTGGTATCGCTGTGGCATCTATTATTTTAACGTTATATCGTCAATTTATTGGTAATGAAGATGAAGCGTTACAACATGCTTTCAGTTATACATTTCTGACCACGTCTGTTTTTGCCATCGCACTAGTTTGGATATTGAGTTATTTACGCAAAACAGATGGAGATCATTTGCGGAAAAAACGCTGA
- a CDS encoding ABC transporter substrate-binding protein has product MKLKATLTLIAASLFLAACDQSGSAAKENAKAETAKPSGNNTFVYCTAKAPLGFSPALVMEGTSYNASSQQVYNRLVEFKKGSTDLEPALAESWEISDDGLTYTFHLRKGVKFHTTKEFTPTRDFNADDVIFSFQRQLDPNHPYHNVSKGTYPYFKAMKFPDLLKSVEKVDDNTVRITLNKKDATFLASLGMDFISIYSAEYADAMLKAGKPETIDNKPVGTGPFIFVDYKTDQAAQYVANETYWKGRTPLDRLVISIVPDATTRYAKLQAGSCDLILFPNVADLAKMKTDPKVQLLEQKGLNVAYIAFNTEKAPFDNVKVRQALNYAVDKKAIIEAVYQGAGTAAKNPLPPTIWSYNDEIQDYPYDPEKAKQLLAEAGYPNGFETDFWIQPVVRASNPNPKRMAELVMADWAKVGVKANPVTFEWADYQKRAKAGELTAGIFGWSGDNGDPDNFLSPLLASANAGNSNFARFKNAEFDALLDKAIGLTNKDERAALYKQAQVIFHDQAPWIPVAHSVGFAPLSPRVKGYVQSPFGYDAFYGVSVDGK; this is encoded by the coding sequence ATGAAATTAAAAGCGACCTTAACTCTTATTGCAGCCAGTTTGTTTTTAGCAGCTTGTGATCAATCTGGTTCTGCGGCAAAAGAAAATGCAAAAGCAGAAACAGCAAAACCTTCAGGCAATAACACCTTTGTGTACTGTACGGCAAAAGCACCACTTGGCTTTAGCCCGGCATTGGTAATGGAAGGCACATCTTACAATGCGAGTTCACAACAAGTGTATAACCGTTTGGTTGAATTCAAAAAAGGTTCAACTGACCTTGAGCCAGCATTGGCTGAAAGCTGGGAGATCAGTGATGATGGTTTAACTTATACGTTCCATTTGCGTAAAGGGGTGAAATTCCATACGACAAAAGAATTTACGCCAACACGTGATTTTAATGCGGATGATGTGATCTTTTCTTTCCAACGTCAGTTAGATCCTAACCACCCTTATCACAACGTATCGAAAGGGACTTATCCGTATTTCAAAGCGATGAAATTCCCAGATTTATTAAAATCAGTTGAGAAAGTGGATGACAACACCGTTCGTATTACTTTGAATAAAAAAGATGCGACTTTCTTAGCAAGCTTGGGTATGGACTTTATCTCTATTTATTCCGCTGAATATGCAGATGCGATGTTGAAAGCGGGTAAACCAGAAACAATCGATAACAAACCGGTTGGGACAGGTCCGTTTATTTTTGTGGATTACAAAACTGACCAAGCGGCACAATATGTAGCAAATGAAACCTATTGGAAAGGTCGTACACCGCTTGACCGTTTAGTCATCAGCATTGTGCCAGATGCGACCACGCGTTATGCGAAGTTACAAGCGGGTTCTTGTGATTTAATTCTCTTCCCGAACGTGGCGGATTTAGCCAAAATGAAGACTGATCCAAAAGTACAGCTTTTGGAACAAAAAGGTTTGAACGTGGCATATATCGCATTCAATACGGAAAAAGCACCGTTTGATAACGTGAAAGTGCGTCAAGCATTAAACTATGCTGTAGATAAAAAAGCCATTATTGAAGCGGTTTATCAAGGTGCAGGTACTGCAGCGAAAAACCCATTACCACCAACAATTTGGAGTTATAACGACGAAATCCAAGATTATCCGTATGATCCAGAGAAAGCGAAACAGCTTTTAGCGGAAGCAGGTTATCCAAACGGTTTTGAAACGGACTTCTGGATTCAACCAGTGGTGCGTGCGTCTAACCCAAATCCAAAACGTATGGCTGAACTTGTGATGGCTGACTGGGCAAAAGTTGGTGTAAAAGCAAATCCAGTAACGTTTGAATGGGCAGACTATCAAAAACGTGCTAAAGCAGGTGAATTAACGGCAGGTATCTTCGGTTGGTCAGGCGATAACGGTGATCCAGATAACTTCCTTTCTCCATTACTTGCAAGTGCTAACGCGGGCAACTCAAACTTTGCTCGTTTCAAAAATGCAGAATTTGATGCCTTATTAGATAAAGCGATTGGTTTAACTAATAAAGATGAACGTGCAGCGCTTTATAAACAAGCACAAGTGATTTTCCATGATCAAGCACCATGGATTCCAGTTGCACACTCTGTTGGTTTCGCACCACTTAGCCCTCGCGTAAAAGGCTACGTACAAAGCCCATTTGGCTACGATGCGTTTTATGGCGTGAGTGTTGATGGTAAATAA
- the pdxH gene encoding pyridoxamine 5'-phosphate oxidase → MDLHDIREDYCKQALSQHDCDPNPIKQFEKWLNEAITAKVNEPTGVNVATVNEDGRPTSRMVLLKEVNEQGFVFFTNYHSRKGRAIEHNPFVALTFFWPELERSVRIEGKAEKISPEQSDEYFATRPYTSRIGAWASEQSAVISSHKSLLAKAALIAAKHPLNVPRPPYWGGYLVIPDRIEFWQGRPSRLHDRICYLFNEGKWERERLSP, encoded by the coding sequence ATGGACTTACATGATATTCGTGAGGATTATTGCAAACAGGCGCTTTCTCAGCATGATTGCGATCCCAATCCAATAAAACAATTTGAAAAATGGCTCAACGAGGCCATTACCGCCAAAGTAAATGAGCCAACAGGTGTTAATGTTGCGACGGTCAATGAAGATGGTCGACCAACAAGCCGTATGGTGCTGTTAAAAGAAGTGAACGAACAAGGTTTTGTCTTTTTCACGAACTATCACAGCCGAAAAGGCCGCGCCATAGAACATAATCCTTTCGTCGCCCTGACATTCTTTTGGCCTGAATTAGAACGTTCTGTTCGTATTGAGGGCAAAGCCGAAAAAATCTCGCCTGAACAATCAGATGAATATTTTGCGACTCGACCTTACACCAGCCGAATTGGCGCTTGGGCCAGTGAGCAAAGTGCGGTCATTTCTAGCCACAAATCTTTATTAGCGAAAGCGGCACTGATTGCAGCAAAACACCCATTAAATGTCCCACGACCACCATATTGGGGCGGTTATCTTGTGATTCCTGATCGCATTGAATTCTGGCAAGGTCGCCCAAGTCGCTTACATGACCGAATTTGTTATTTATTCAATGAGGGGAAATGGGAAAGAGAGCGGTTATCGCCGTAA
- a CDS encoding FRG domain-containing protein — translation MIEHIISNVSDLIKILNKLGIPDVGKTRFFRGQADKNWIIEPSIFRNKKLIENEHRIIKDLLTNCPDDFSPNDTLFEKLVKLQHYGCKTRLLDLTSNALVALYFSCVEKSHHHKDGELIILDIPNEHIKYSDSDTVSVLTAISVQSNDFNITKCIRNASIHKQLKELSYIASNFNDKNINNFEESGLGKLFNMTKNDYKNLIASGFPEAGQNAFLHSFNEQKEIVALIHDIRADKPSFQPIINSEDLNRILCVKAKLNNARITRQQGCFLLYGMNEDKLSHPPIPEEWFRKTKKQKFIVRNKQNILKELELFGVSTQILFPELEKQAIELVSKYL, via the coding sequence ATGATAGAACATATCATTAGTAATGTGAGTGACCTGATAAAAATACTTAATAAACTAGGAATCCCTGATGTTGGTAAGACTAGGTTCTTCAGAGGTCAAGCAGATAAAAATTGGATTATCGAGCCAAGTATATTTCGCAATAAAAAACTCATAGAAAATGAACATAGAATCATCAAGGACTTATTAACAAACTGTCCAGATGATTTTTCTCCAAATGATACTCTTTTCGAGAAATTAGTTAAATTACAACACTATGGTTGCAAAACAAGATTGCTTGATTTGACTAGTAATGCATTAGTTGCATTATATTTTTCCTGTGTAGAAAAATCACATCATCATAAAGATGGTGAATTAATTATATTAGACATTCCAAATGAACATATTAAATATTCAGATAGCGACACTGTATCAGTATTAACTGCAATTAGCGTACAATCTAATGATTTCAATATCACAAAGTGTATAAGAAACGCATCAATACATAAACAACTAAAAGAACTTTCATATATTGCAAGTAATTTTAATGATAAAAATATTAATAATTTTGAAGAATCTGGTCTCGGGAAGTTATTTAATATGACTAAAAACGACTATAAAAATCTAATTGCTTCTGGGTTCCCTGAGGCTGGTCAAAATGCCTTCTTGCATTCTTTTAATGAACAAAAAGAAATCGTAGCATTAATTCATGATATTAGAGCAGACAAACCAAGTTTTCAACCAATCATTAATAGTGAAGATTTGAATCGAATTCTTTGTGTCAAAGCAAAATTAAATAATGCAAGAATTACAAGGCAGCAAGGGTGTTTTTTGTTATATGGAATGAATGAAGATAAATTATCTCATCCCCCAATCCCTGAAGAATGGTTCAGAAAAACAAAAAAACAAAAATTTATAGTAAGAAATAAACAAAATATTCTAAAAGAACTTGAATTATTCGGAGTTAGTACTCAAATATTGTTTCCAGAATTAGAAAAGCAAGCTATAGAATTGGTATCTAAATATCTTTAA
- a CDS encoding Gfo/Idh/MocA family protein — translation MMRYGVVGVGYFGADLARFMNEFDDAQITMVYDPENGETIAQELQCVAAKSLEELVTSPEVDCVIVATPNYLHKEPVILAAKNKKHVFCEKPIALSYQDCDDMVRACEENGVTFMAGHVMNFFNGVHHAKELINQGVIGKVLYCHTARNGWEEQQPTISWKKIREKSGGHLYHHIHELDCVQFIMGGMPKTVTMAAANVAHKGEKFGDEDDMIFVTMEYDDNRFAVLEWGSAFRWGEHYVLIQGEKGAIKLDMYNTKGTLRVDGKDTYFLIHETQEEDDDRTRIYNSTEMDGAIQYGKPGKRTPLWLSSIMKKEMRYLNDILHGMEPTEEFVKLLTGEAARAAIATADACTRSRYENRKVDLAEIIGK, via the coding sequence ATGATGCGATATGGTGTTGTTGGCGTTGGCTATTTTGGTGCAGATCTAGCACGCTTCATGAATGAATTTGATGATGCACAGATTACCATGGTATATGACCCTGAAAATGGTGAAACCATTGCTCAAGAATTACAATGCGTAGCGGCAAAATCTCTTGAAGAATTGGTCACTTCACCTGAGGTGGATTGTGTGATTGTTGCCACTCCAAACTACTTACACAAAGAACCGGTCATTCTTGCGGCGAAAAACAAAAAACATGTTTTCTGTGAAAAACCTATTGCCTTAAGCTATCAAGACTGTGACGACATGGTCCGCGCTTGCGAAGAAAATGGCGTTACCTTCATGGCTGGCCATGTGATGAACTTCTTTAACGGTGTTCACCACGCCAAAGAATTAATCAATCAAGGCGTGATCGGTAAAGTGCTTTATTGCCACACCGCACGTAATGGCTGGGAAGAACAACAACCAACCATTTCATGGAAAAAAATCCGTGAAAAATCTGGCGGTCACTTATACCACCATATTCACGAATTAGACTGCGTACAATTCATTATGGGTGGCATGCCAAAAACCGTTACCATGGCAGCCGCCAATGTTGCACACAAAGGCGAAAAATTTGGTGATGAAGACGATATGATTTTTGTCACCATGGAATATGATGATAATCGCTTCGCAGTTCTAGAATGGGGTTCCGCTTTCCGTTGGGGTGAGCATTATGTATTAATTCAAGGGGAAAAAGGCGCGATCAAACTTGATATGTACAATACCAAAGGTACCCTTCGTGTGGATGGAAAAGACACCTATTTCCTCATTCACGAAACCCAAGAAGAAGATGATGACCGTACCCGTATTTACAACAGCACAGAAATGGACGGTGCGATTCAATACGGTAAACCGGGTAAACGCACACCGCTCTGGTTAAGTTCTATCATGAAAAAAGAAATGCGTTATTTAAACGATATTCTTCATGGAATGGAACCAACAGAGGAATTTGTAAAATTACTCACCGGTGAAGCTGCTCGTGCTGCTATCGCCACTGCCGATGCATGTACTCGTTCTCGTTACGAAAACCGCAAAGTTGATTTAGCCGAAATCATCGGTAAATAA
- a CDS encoding Gfo/Idh/MocA family protein, giving the protein MQTNGLNIALIGCGFFGVQLASAFDKAQANLIAVTDINPSLAQKLADQYGSQAFFSVEEMLAETKPDLVVIATPNYAHYSPAILALNASCHVFIETPFTLSSSQGQHLRRLAEEKGKFIFVGHLERTLPGMLKVKVALEQGKLGRITVARAMRQRWIENLPNKEWWKLDANLTGGELFHLIHELDLLCWLLGDIEAVFAQAANQAHHDTPDSRDVLQLLLRFENGVLGSLEMGTAYRLHQWGIQIHGEHGVIEVNFFTSSVTFNYLDGKIEHVDLFDEFEADLSLRESAKGTQQYNVTHAPCQLWLSRAAEIEVQSVVEHLTQGKTSPLSLCLTEAIEVAEAAKQSMVTEKQISVKK; this is encoded by the coding sequence ATGCAAACTAATGGATTAAACATTGCCTTAATCGGCTGCGGCTTTTTTGGCGTTCAGTTGGCTTCAGCATTTGATAAAGCCCAAGCAAACTTAATTGCGGTGACCGATATCAACCCTTCTCTTGCACAAAAACTTGCAGATCAATACGGCAGCCAAGCCTTTTTTAGTGTGGAAGAAATGTTAGCTGAAACCAAACCTGATTTAGTGGTCATCGCCACACCAAACTATGCTCATTATTCTCCGGCTATTTTGGCGTTAAATGCCAGCTGTCATGTCTTTATTGAAACACCTTTTACCTTAAGTTCTTCCCAAGGCCAACATTTACGCCGTCTTGCCGAAGAAAAAGGCAAATTCATTTTTGTGGGTCATCTAGAACGTACGTTACCAGGCATGTTGAAAGTCAAAGTGGCTTTAGAACAAGGGAAATTAGGCAGAATTACGGTCGCACGAGCTATGCGTCAGCGTTGGATTGAAAATCTGCCAAACAAAGAATGGTGGAAATTAGATGCCAATCTTACGGGCGGCGAGCTTTTCCACCTCATTCATGAACTGGATTTACTCTGTTGGTTACTAGGCGATATTGAGGCGGTCTTTGCTCAAGCGGCTAACCAAGCGCATCACGATACACCAGATAGTCGTGATGTGTTGCAACTGTTACTACGTTTTGAAAATGGCGTGTTAGGTTCGCTCGAAATGGGCACGGCTTATCGATTACACCAATGGGGCATTCAAATTCATGGTGAACATGGTGTGATCGAAGTTAATTTCTTTACCTCAAGTGTCACATTTAATTATCTAGATGGAAAAATAGAACACGTTGATTTATTTGATGAATTTGAGGCTGATTTATCTTTACGTGAAAGTGCCAAAGGCACACAGCAATATAATGTCACCCACGCACCTTGCCAACTTTGGTTAAGCCGAGCGGCTGAAATCGAAGTACAAAGCGTGGTAGAGCACTTAACGCAAGGAAAAACCAGCCCATTAAGTCTATGTTTAACTGAAGCCATCGAAGTTGCAGAAGCAGCGAAACAATCCATGGTAACGGAAAAACAAATCTCAGTGAAAAAATAA
- a CDS encoding FadR/GntR family transcriptional regulator translates to MKKTSKKEASLVLQDKIKSLIIKQNLKSGDLMPTENELIEQLGVSRSSLREAIKSLEALHILDIRHGVGTFVSESSLVPMIRGLGFHTQLNLHNDHNQLINILDIREILEYGFAPMVLGKISQEQTALLQKSVANMEKNAREQKFSPKDEYHIHLKLYEPLNNPLLIQYLDAFWQIYQQVEKGLPPPILSPEKLAIQHRELIDAVEAHDLVRMQRAILQYFQSIRQRLQQGGHDAN, encoded by the coding sequence ATGAAAAAAACAAGTAAAAAAGAAGCAAGTCTCGTTTTGCAGGATAAAATCAAATCGCTCATCATTAAACAAAATCTTAAATCTGGCGATTTGATGCCAACAGAAAATGAGCTGATTGAACAGCTCGGAGTGAGCCGTTCCAGTTTGCGTGAAGCCATTAAATCTTTAGAGGCGCTACATATTTTAGATATTCGCCATGGCGTCGGCACCTTTGTGAGTGAATCCTCTCTTGTACCAATGATTCGCGGACTAGGTTTTCACACTCAACTGAATTTGCATAATGATCATAATCAGCTGATTAATATTTTGGATATTCGGGAAATTTTGGAATACGGTTTTGCCCCTATGGTGTTGGGAAAAATTAGCCAAGAACAGACCGCACTTTTGCAAAAATCAGTGGCCAATATGGAAAAAAATGCCCGTGAGCAAAAATTTTCACCTAAAGATGAATACCACATTCATTTAAAACTTTATGAGCCATTAAATAACCCGTTACTGATTCAATATTTAGATGCGTTTTGGCAAATTTATCAGCAAGTAGAAAAAGGCTTACCGCCACCAATACTTTCGCCTGAAAAATTAGCCATACAACACCGTGAATTAATTGATGCGGTAGAAGCACATGATTTGGTACGGATGCAACGCGCGATCTTGCAATATTTCCAAAGTATTCGCCAACGCTTACAACAAGGAGGGCATGATGCAAACTAA